The following are encoded together in the Macadamia integrifolia cultivar HAES 741 chromosome 10, SCU_Mint_v3, whole genome shotgun sequence genome:
- the LOC122091461 gene encoding uncharacterized protein LOC122091461, with product MASSAAKVSCRAVSVILLLVVAFYVGRPLYWKLSATIHEIREKRQTVKEGISQFVLEARKSVGWVHDESDSGFSGDRGRSKARVASTRRILGFSDFNRSQR from the exons ATGGCGTCTTCGGCAGCTAAGGTTTCGTGTAGAGCGGTTTCAGTCATTCTTCTACTTGTTGTTGCCTTCTATGTGGGTCGTCCTCTGTACTGGAAACTCTCTGCAACAATTCACGAGATCCGAGAGAAGAGACAGACCGTGAAAGAAg GGATATCGCAATTCGTTCTAGAGGCCCGGAAATCTGTTGGCTGGGTTCATGACGAATCAGATTCCGGGTTCAGTGGAGATCGCGGGAGAAGTAAGGCGAGAGTGGCGAGCACAAGGCGTATTCTTGGGTTTTCTGACTTCAACCGTAGCCAACGATGA
- the LOC122091460 gene encoding histidine-containing phosphotransfer protein 1-like, which translates to MDVGQMQRQLIDYTGSLFREGYLDDQFTQLQQLQDESNPDFVFDVVSLFFEDSERLLNDLGRALNQPIVDFKKVDAHVHQLKGSSSSIGAQRVRNACIAFRNFCEEQNTEGCLRCLQQVRQDYFLVKNKLESLLRLEQQILAAGGSIPMVE; encoded by the exons ATGGATGTTGGTCAGATGCAGAGGCAGTTGATTGATTACACAGGATCCTTGTTTCGTGAG GGATATCTGGATGATCAATTCACTCAACTTCAGCAACTTCAAGACGAAAGCAACCCTGATTTCGTTTTCGATgttgtttctctcttctttgaagATTCTGAGAGGCTTCTTAACGATCTGGGCAGAGCTCT TAATCAACCGATTGTAGATTTCAAGAAGGTGGATGCCCATGTTCATCAGCTGAAGGGTAGCAGCTCCAG CATAGGTGCACAGAGGGTTAGAAATGCTTGCATTGCGTTTCGCAACTTTTGTGAGGAGCAGAACACTGAAGG GTGTCTCAGATGTCTGCAACAGGTGAGGCAGGATTACTTCCTTGTGAAGAACAAGCTTGAATCTCTATTAAGG CTGGAGCAACAGATTCTGGCAGCTGGTGGGTCAATTCCTATGGTGGAATAA
- the LOC122092144 gene encoding LOW QUALITY PROTEIN: autophagy-related protein 18g-like (The sequence of the model RefSeq protein was modified relative to this genomic sequence to represent the inferred CDS: deleted 1 base in 1 codon) codes for MRKAKVGSGSGRNNGLLPNSFRIISSCLKTVSTNASSVASTVRSAGASVAASIAVSSEDQKDQVLWADFDNLELGQSIVKRVLLLGFSNGFQVLDVEDASNVNELVSKRDGPVTFLQMQPIPAKSKGQEGFIASHPLLLVVAGDETASSGPVQAFGGHVRDGNIEPQPGNSVSPTAVRFYSLRSHSYVHVLRFRSAIYTVRCSPRIVAVGLGSQIYCFDALTLENKFSVLTYPVPQLGGQGVVGVNMGYGPMAVGPRWLAYASNNPLLSNTGRLSPQNLTPSPGVSPSTSPGNGTLVARYAMESSKQLAAGIINLGDMGYKTLSKYYQELYRDGSSPPLSKNSNWKVGRLGSATHSSETDNAGMVVIKDFESRAVISQFKAHSSPISALCFDPSGMLLVTASDHGNNINIFRIMPSCVPTGSGTPTYDWSSSHVHLYKLYRGITTAVIQDICFSHYSQWIAIVSSRGTCHIFVLSPFGGDAGLQTQGAHNDGPILSPGLSLPWWSTSSCSINQQAFPPPPSITLSVVSRLKDGSSGWLNTVSNAAASATGKLFVPSGAIAAVFHNSVSHSSQDSSSKTLEHLLVYTPSGHLVQHGLLPSLGTESNDSGARAGSGSFVQVQDEELKVKVEPVQWWEVCRRSDWPEREVCVSLVTRDGKEAAETVMDNSDEEYVDMNHVIDSNSSTGVKGLIKPSERPHWYLSNAEVHIYTGRIPIWQKSKISFHMMIPLKSNERKLTNDNVGGEIEIEKIPAHEVEMRRKDLLPVFDHFHSVHSDWSDRGLFVGGSPNVLFPDPHRTKGKLMEDSVSRNSKSRSLGSVGSLSKGSPRKAEGLLDLYQANILKYHAPVDQPVNETDGEMRESKTQISTLVSQQDHESILPKYSNIVANDASPSRGKLGIGRTISEGVPSTNVGGISEIINTRGVGEITNASSASSPNILAEGPANADLQDPLDFGQYFQEGYCRATEPNGSHELTDINDADSSSSHCERKDLGRMKRMMTCSGVYLPSVKKVDPWGRCTVCVREI; via the exons GTATTATGGGCTGACTTTGACAATCTAGAGCTTGGTCAATCTATCGTCAAACGTGTTCTGTTACTTGGTTTCTCCAATGGATTCCAAGTCCTTGATGTGGAGGATGCCTCCAATGTCAATGAATTGGTCTCCAAACGTGATGGTCCAGTTACTTTTCTACAGATGCAACCCATCCCTGCAAAGTCCAAAGGTCAAGAAGGATTTATAGCATCTCACCCCCTACTGTTGGTTGTTGCTGGGGATGAGACTGCCTCTTCAGGTCCTGTTCAAGCTTTTGGTGGGCACGTCAGAGATGGTAATATTGAGCCTCAACCAGGAAACTCTGTCTCTCCTACAGCTGTTCGGTTCTACTCACTAAGGTCACACAGTTATGTGCATGTCCTAAGATTTAGGTCGGCAATCTATACCGTTAGATGCAGCCCTCGGATAGTGGCCGTGGGTCTTGGATCTCAA ATATACTGTTTTGATGCTCTTACCCttgagaataaattcagtgtttTGACCTATCCTGTCCCTCAGCTGGGCGGACAAGGAGTTGTTGGGGTTAACATGGGCTATGGTCCGATGGCTGTTGGTCCCAGGTGGTTAGCGTATGCTTCCAACAACCCTTTGTTGTCAAACACAGGCCGCCTAAGTCCACAGAATCTTACCCCTTCTCCAGGTGTTAGCCCATCTACTTCACCTGGCAATGGGACCCTGGTTGCTCGTTATGCAATGGAGTCAAGCAAACAATTAGCTGCTGGCATAATCAATCTTGGTGACATGGGATACAAAACTTTGTCCAAATACTATCAGGAGCTT TACCGGGATGGTTCGAGCCCTCCGTTATCAAAAAATTCAAACTGGAAAGTTGGCAGACTTGGATCAGCAACGCATTCGAGTGAAACAGATAATGCTGGGATG GTTGTCATTAAGGATTTCGAATCCAGGGCTGTTATTTCTCAATTTAAGGCCCATTCAAGTCCAATTTCTGCACTCTGTTTTGACCCTAGTGGGATGCTTTTGGTTACTGCATCCGATCATGGGAACAACATAAACATATTCCGTATCATGCCATCCTGCGTCCCAACTGGATCAGGCACTCCTACCTATGATTGGAGCTCTTCTCATGTGCATTTATACAAGTTATATCGTGGAATAACAACGGCT GTCATACAAGACATATGTTTCAGTCATTATAGTCAGTGGATAGCTATTGTTTCATCCCGAGGAACATGccatatttttgttttatcaCCTTTTGGTGGTGATGCTGGTCTTCAAACACAAGGTGCTCATAATGATGGGCCTATTCTTTCACCAGGTCTATCTTTACCATGGTGGTCTACTTCATCTTGCTCAATAAACCAGCAAGCTTTCCCGCCGCCTCCATCTATAACACTCTCTGTGGTAAGCAGGTTAAAGGATGGTAGCTCTGGGTGGCTTAATACAGTAAGTAATGCAGCAGCTTCAGCAACGGGGAAATTATTTGTGCCCTCTGGTGCTATTGCTGCTGTTTTCCACAATTCTGTATCTCACAGTTCTCAAGACTCTTCCTCAAAGACTTTGGAGCACCTTCTAGTTTATACTCCATCTGGTCATCTCGTTCAACATGGGCTTCTACCATCCTTGGGGACAGAATCAAATGATAGTGGTGCAAGAGCTGGGTCAGGTTCTTTCGTGCAAGTACAGGATGAGGAGTTAAAAGTGAAAGTGGAGCCTGTCCAATGGTGGGAAGTTTGCCGAAGATCTGATTGGCCAGAGAGAGAGGTTTGTGTTTCCCTAGTTACCCGTGATGGAAAAGAAGCTGCAGAAACTGTCATGGATAATTCTGATGAGGAATATGTCGATATGAATCATGTCATTGATTCAAATAGTAGTACTGGGGTAAAAGGCTTGATAAAACCCAGTGAAAGACCTCACTGGTATCTCTCCAATGCAGAGGTGCACATATACACAGGGAGGATACCCATATGGCAGAAATCTAAG ATATCTTTTCACATGATGATTCCTTTGAAGTCTAATGAGAGGAAGCTTACCAATGATAATGTGGGTGGGGagattgaaattgaaaagatCCCTGCTCATGAGGTTGAAATGAGACGCAAGGATTTGCTTCCTGTGTTTGATCATTTCCATAGTGTTCACTCTGATTGGAGTGACAG GGGCCTTTTTGTGGGGGGATCCCCAAATGTTTTGTTTCCTGATCCGCATCGAACTAAAGGCAAGTTAATGGAAGATAGTGTTAGTCGCAACTCTAAGTCGAGATCCCTTGGATCAGTGGGAAGCTTGAGTAAAG GATCACCAAGAAAAGCTGAGGGTTTGCTTGATTTATATCAAGCGAATATACTGAAGTATCATGCACCTGTGGATCAACCTGTGAATGAGACCGATGGTGAGATGAGGGAGAGTAAAACACAGATATCCACTCTTGTAAGCCAACAAGATCATGAATCAATTCTTCCTAAATATTCTAACATTGTTGCTAATGATGCATCCCCTTCAAGGGGTAAACTCGGTATTGGGAGAACTATCTCTGAAGGAGTTCCCTCCACAAATGTTGGTGGGATTAGTGAAATCATAAACACCAGAGGGGTTGGTGAAATAACAAATGCAAGTTCTGCTTCTAGTCCAAACATTCTTGCAGAAGGCCCTGCAAATGCAGACCTGCAAGACCCTCTAGATTTTGGGCAGTATTTTCAGGAGGGCTACTGTAGGGCAACGGAGCCCAATGGGAGCCATGAACTCACTGACATTAATGACGCTGACAGCAGCAGTAGCCACTGTGAGAGGAAAGACTTGGGGAGGATGAAGAGAATGATGACATGCTCGGGGGTGTATTTGCCTTCAGTGAAGAAA GTTGATCCTTGGGGACGATGTACTGTGTGTGTAAGAGAAATCTGA
- the LOC122091767 gene encoding probable prolyl 4-hydroxylase 4, giving the protein MMMIRSRAAVSVWISLHSFIFLLSISLIPREASSSNPIISSAKAKQVSWKPRAFVYEGFLTDEECDHLISIAKSELKRSAVADNLSGKSKLSEVRTSSGMFISKGKDLIISGIEDKIAAWTFLPKENGEDIQVLRYEHGQKYDPHYDYFADEVNIARGGHRVATVLMYLTDVAKGGETVFPTAEESHHRGSSQKEVDLSDCAKKGIAVKPRRGDALLFFSLLPNGTPDQISLHAGCPVIEGEKWSATKWIHVDSFDKNLGAGGNCTDDNESCERWAALGECTKNPEYMVGSPDLPGSCRRSCKVC; this is encoded by the exons ATGATGATGATCCGATCTAGGGCCGCCGTCTCTGTTTGGATTTCTCTCCACTCATTCATTTTCCTGCTTTCGATTTCATTGATTCCTCGTGAAGCTTCGAGCTCGAATCCAATCATCTCTTCTGCAAAAGCGAAACAGGTCTCATGGAAACCCag AGCATTTGTGTACGAAGGTTTCCTTACCGATGAAGAATGTGATCATTTAATATCcatt GCGAAATCGGAGCTCAAGAGGTCGGCTGTTGCAGATAATTTGTCGGGGAAAAGCAAGCTCAGCGAAGTTCGAACTAGCTCAGGAATGTTCATCAGCAAAGGAAAG GATCTCATTATTTCTGGTATTGAGGACAAGATTGCAGCATGGACTTTTCTTCCAAAAG AGAATGGAGAAGACATACAAGTACTGCGGTATGAGCATGGACAGAAATACGACCCACACTATGATTACTTTGCCGATGAGGTTAATATTGCTAGGGGTGGGCACCGTGTTGCCACTGTACTTATGTACCTAACGGACGTTGCAAAAGGTGGTGAAACAGTATTTCCCACAGCTGAG GAGTCTCACCATCGTGGATCATCTCAAAAAGAAGTTGATTTGTCAGATTGTGCAAAGAAGGGAATTGCAG TGAAACCTCGAAGAGGGGATGCACTTCTGTTCTTCAGTCTCCTTCCAAATGGTACTCCAGACCAGATCAGTCTCCATGCAGGATGCCCAGTAATTGAAGGTGAGAAATGGTCTGCGACAAAGTGGATACATGTGGACTCCTTTGATAAGAACTTGGGAGCTGGTGGGAATTGCACGGATGATAATGAAAGTTGTGAGAGATGGGCCGCTCTTGGAGAATGCACAAAGAACCCAGAGTATATGGTTGGATCTCCAGATCTTCCAGGTTCTTGCAGGAGGAGTTGTAAAGTGTGTTAA